The DNA region AAAATCAAAGAGAAGTAACAAACTTAACTAGCagttcataaaaaaattaagaataatgaTCTTACATTGTTTCCCAGTTGGGCAATATTTCATTTGTCCACACAGAAGCAGCAGAGACAATTCCATCTTcctgtttacatttttctttaagttttttctctTGCAGCTTTAAGTCTTTCAGTTCTACAGTTGCAAAGTAAAATCAGGTGTCATGAAGTATTTGAATCAAAGTAATGTCACCTTATGGAGAAACAAAGACCTTGTGGTTAGCAAATTAGAATCTATATTAAGAAGTTCAAGTCCCAGCCCCACGTagcaaacaaattttaacctgGCCTTTgactcccataagtgaccaggACAAAATTGCTCCTTGCAATATCACGACAATATGAAGCAGCAAGTCttgagaataaataaaagtatcaattaggggattattagttcatccaataccaaattctcctaactaacacCACAGGAATTGTATTTCGGACAGTAAAAAGAGTTGTGAGATTTTGAAGTGAAAGTGTTGAGGAAACCTACCAAAATATCAGGGATTATCTGTAAATACACAtagcttctttttttaaaattaatatagaATCTTACTCATATGGTAAAAGGATGTCATCCATGCTTAAAAGAATACCTCATGATCTAATAAACTCAACATAAAAAATTGAGAGAGAACAATGCCAATTAGAActtctttcaccttttttctttgcttcagCCACCATAGCTTCATATTGCTTTCTGTGCTTTTTCTCTTCTGTAGGTGACTTAGCTGGAAGGTtgctgaaatttgaaaagataaaacttGCTAAAACATATAATGGAAGTtgtcaaaacaacaaaaacatttttaaaattaaatatggTCCTATCATTGATTCAAAGCTGAGAGTGATTTATTGAGCAATTACAAAACATCCACAAGATAACACCCAAGAAAATGAACTTATTAATCACTAGGGATACATTTATCTAAAATTTGATGACTGAATGAACCATCATACATTAAAGGTTTAACATATGTTAAAGGCACGgcctcaaacaaaaaaaaaaaaaaaagagaaaaaaattcattctgcATAAATAGATATCCCTGTAGGGTGAGCAGGTAAGCAGCTGTTCATTGTAGCTTGCCTACTCTGTGAAGATCAAGTAAAAACACAGTTTGGTCCAATCCCACAGCCCATGGCAagctaaattttaattttaccaaGCCTGAAGTGCAAGACAGCCTTGTTTCAGTTAATCTTTGTAGAAccagtaaaattaatttttcaaagctgttgaatgaaatttaacattaCACTTTACATAACATGCTATTTATTCAAGATGCAACTGAATCATGAAAAGAAAACCAGAAGTTatctttaaatgataaaatggaTATTGCATGCATACAATGTAggattaacaaaataaaattactgaTGCAACTGTATGTACTTTATGAGAATGTGTAAGTTATAATTTATAAACACAACTAACCCTGCCTCTTCTAAGATAAGATGTGACTTATTTATACCTGggtctgttttcaaaaataagagCTGTAGTTGAGCTGCCTGTTGTCACCTTCCTCCTAATCGAAAGAAATTTGGGTTTGGAGGTTGGAGCAGTTGATGAAGGCTTATCACCAAAAGAACTACACTTTAAATCTCCtgtagattgaaaaaaaaaaaaaaaaaaaaaaaaaaaaaaaagaaaagaaaaaaaagaaatggttaCCATTCTAAGCAGTATACATGTACCTAAAGAACAAATCTTTCTGGGACAACATGCTATTTCAGGGTGGCTCCCCTATGAAGACCAACAATTTGCCTTTTgaatttaggttttttttttaggtaatcATCTGTATATTCCTGCCCTTACTTAACTATAACTATCCTGCTAATTGACGATTAATCTCTAACCTCTATCAAATGATGATGACTGGATATGAGAATCTTTATTGTTATCCCTTGCATCTTTAGCGGGAACCTTGCCAAATAACTTCCAACCAGGAACAGGTTCCTTTTGAGTTGACTTTGAAAACAGTCCTCTAAAAGAATATACAGTGTACTGATTCAAACTTGTCTTATAATTCATCATTAAAATAGTAGACTCTCTAGGTATAACAAGCACAGAACATTGATAGACAATTAACAGGCAGCCAGAGAAATGAGAATATATGTACAACCTACATCAGTACACACATGTAAATTTAGCAAAGCCTTAAAGTCAAGCTCTGAATGTTATTTCCTTGGCATGTATAACCAATAAAATTAAGCCCCATTGAACAGGGCATGTATTTGTGAATCAATCTCTGTTTTCACAAATTTATTAAAACCTTGGTCAAGACATATaaacagtgacaaaaataatctaTAATGAAGGATGAAAAGTCTTTGAAGACATGTACTTAATAAATGATAATTCTATTTTGATCATCAAATTGCTTGTAGAGCATGTTAACCTGATTCCATCATGGAAACTACAAACTAATTTCTTTAATAAACAAGCAAATAATATAATTAAGGATCTGATAATCCTTTTCACGCCTCATAAAGACTACTTGTGGTACAGCAAAATTCCTGCATGCTTTATAATATCATGTGGACCAAAAAGACTCTGAAACTAATTGTTATGTAAAAAGAACTTGGCAAGATTCATAACAAGTCAAGAGCAATTTCCTGTACATCATAATAAATGCATACTTAACattattaaaaggaaaataaaactctgAATAACCACGCAGTCATGTGAATAATGAATgccaaaataaagaaaagtggAGAATAACAATCAATAACAACAGGCTACagttaataaaacaaatcttcTGCAATGTAATTTCAACAAATTATACAAATTAATGGTGTACGTGTGAATAGATCAGAGGTGCAATATACCAGAAATGATGCATTGCAATACAATATACTACTAGTTTGATTAAATGAACAGTAtgataattgaaatattttattcacatttTTATCTCAAAGCAACACTGCAGGATGACCATCTTGTACAtgcataatttaaaaaaagcgtTTGATCCCACCTTTTCTGTCTGTAATACATATATTATGGTTTATTTTGGAAGGTTTCCCACAATTGTAAATGAAGCAAGTAACTAAAACAGGTAATTTAAGTTTCAAAACTGCAATATTTATcttccttgttttttttgttttttgttttggacCAATGATGCTTAATTTTGGAAACAAGCTCACTTCTAAAAGCAGCACTGCTTCTAGTTTCAATTTCGTAAAAGCTTATCTTTATATCACCGCTCACCCACACACCACAAAGCGAACCCTGAAATGTATGTGTGACAGTGTACAACGTTGTAACACATGCTGTGCAATAAAAATAACCTCATAAACAACTTACTTTAGTTTGCCCTGCTTTTGTGACTTTTCTTGATCTGTAACAGGAACTGTCTTCATACTCGAACTTGGACTCGGTGCGTAAGTATTAGAGGATTTCGGAATCCAGGCCGCTACTGTTTCATCTATAGCAAATCTAGATATCTGTTGGTACAGGTCGGGGCTAAATTGAGAGTTGTTAAGTGGGAtctcttctagttcttcatctCTAACAGTAGAACTAATTCCACTATCCTCAGTACAACTAGTAACTGATGAACACGCACTGAATTCCACATCACTACTTGGTGACTCTGACGATAAGGCACTACCTTTTTCTAAGTTTGTACTACCGTGGGAGTTCTTCGCATTTGTCcattttacaaaattcttaTCGAGCAGATCATCGGAAGAATTAGCGTTTTGTCTAACAAGGGGGAAAACTTCATCACTGTCCTCAACTGAAGGTTCCCTGCGGTGATTGGAGCCAAGGAGATTTTCTGAAGAATTGTTTACTACAGAACAATCTTGACTCGCTTCTTCACCATGAGGAAATGTACATATATCAGGATTGGTTGATGCTTCGTGCACATCTCCCGAAGATTGTACACTCTCTTTCGCTTTTGTCACCTTGCTGCGTTCTGACTCTTCTTTAATAATAGCGTCACGATTTGTTTCGTGGCAGTCTTTTTGTATAATTCCCTCAATTTCAGGAGACAATTTTGGCATTCGGGCGTTTTGAGATTGTTCATCATCTGTAGATGGCTGGTTTGTCAATAAAGATTCACTGCAATTCGTCTCACCAGATTCATCTTGATCTTCCTCTAATCCATTTGAACCCTCCGTTACGTGTTTAGAGATAACAGCATAGTTCTTCATTGAACTCAACATTTTCGCAAAGCAAATATTCCTATTATGAGTTTTTCAGGCACCAAACGCCTTACGCTAGAGTCAAATTCAATTCCGACGAATATCCATTATCTTTCAACTCTCGTTCTCCTCTGCTTTTCCGAAAAGACTTACATCTCTGATTAAGCTGCAATTGTTCTCTTTTTCCTCCGGACGCTGGGTGACAACTTTTAGCCGGGATTATATAAGCGGTACTGCAGTGTGACATCGTATCAAGAGTCACCCGCCATGTTGAGTTTACAATTTCGTTGATTATAACTCCCAGAATGCAAAGTCTCGGTAGGCTCCGGAAATGTCGGAGGTCTTCGGTTTGTAACCGAGAGCATTTCGGAGTAAACGTGGCGGGCAGATCGAATTGAACTACTACGGAACAAAATGCAAGAAGACAGCCCAGGTAGCAGGGGAAAACGCACAAGAAATGAACGTTACAGTACACCGACAAAGCCAAAGCAGTTGTCTGTGAAAGCTGCACGGCAAAAGGCAAAGGAATTTGCCACAAAAGATGACAAGTCTACTCGTGTGTTGGCAAAGCAAGCCATATTGAAAGAACTCAGTACTCAACTTGTTGTCAGAGCTCACGGTGTTGTTCCAAAAAATCGAAGTGAAGAGGAGCACACTAAGGATCATCCAGGTACAATGGCagaaaacatgtttcatttgaACCAAAGTGTTTTGGCTGACATATGTTTGGCGGGAAATTTGAATATTGTATGAGCCAATGTCATGCTTCCATATTGTTCTTTACTCAAATTTCATTTGCCTTTGTCACGGGCTATGGTAACGTGCGACAACGAGTTtcatagaaagaaaaacataatttgAACCTATGATGAAACTGAACCACTACTGTAAATCAGGTACATACAGTACTCATGTGATATCTATAGTAAGTCCTCGATAGCCAGACCAGTCTGAAACACATGAGATAATGTGTGTGAGGGTATTTTCAGCCTTGTGCTTGATggcttctttccctttttctttctttcttttttttttttcaaagcagaCATAACAGACCATGGTAAGATTTCCGCAAGTCCCAtactattataaaacaaatctgttttcccaatggcaatctattgtttttgttattgttttctctatccaagaactgaatgcataatgtagtatggggctgtgtggaaatttcaCCCAGATTATTTCTTTGCACTTTTTTCCAGTGCATTTGACATTAAGCGATACAAAGAAAGAGGAACTGAAACCAGTTAAATCAACGTCCAAGATTCCAAGGTAATGATTTATCACCAACAAGGATACTCAactgtgatattttttgttgtcaagCAGTTACTACAAAGTATGAGAAGTGGCAGAGACACTCAATAAGCGGGGAGAAATGCATGGTTTAATTTacaactgcatttttttttagttaccaCTGCTGTGAAGGTACTTTATAATGTATAGTCATGGgttctctatttgtttaattCTTAAACTTCTTGTTTAACTGTCAACAGAAGAGTGGATGAAGCTTATACCAGTAtacgaaacaaaataaaagcaaaatctgTCACACAACCTAAAAGGAAGATTCCTAAAAAAGAAGCAGGTTTTGTTGATAAAAGAGACAACCAACATGAAGAAAGAAGGAATAGGTATAcaatataattattattgattCTTCACTATTAATTGATCTTTGTGCTACTGAActaatcatcaatttttttgcactttgaatcatcatcaaaatatttttgtatctACAAAGGTTTTTAGCTAAGAAGTATCTATTGATCTGGGAAAAGAAGACATATGGAAGATTAACTCCAGCTACAGCAAGGTAACAGGGAGCTAGTTTATTTGCAGTAACTTCCTACAGCACTTGGTAAACCGATGATTGAatgttactttgattttttataACTTACTGGACAGTATTTATTTACTGTATACATGCACTATGTGGTTAAAACTTAGTTTCATTGCCATTATTGGATTTGGAATGAAATTTTTGATCTATTTGTACTCCTGAAATCTGAAATAGGACTGATTTTTAGCATTAATGTTCTATTTCTTATTAGttggaaaaaaatgcaattttaagaaaaaatatgtgcatttatttataaaattagATCTGTAAACCAATCGTATTGCGAGGATCAGTAATTATATCAAAATGGATATATTGAATATGAATTATCAAATAATGCTTTTGAGACAACTTGAGGAGAACATTAGGTTTTCATTGATTATTAGGGTGAAAACTTTTGAAAGGGGTTCTGTTGAGGAATTATTGTTGAgtaataatttgcatattacCATCATTATTGACTTACAGAGCCCATTATGAAAGAAAGCTTAAGCAACATACACTGCAGGTATGGCAGGATATTTGGTGGACAGGGAGAAAAGGGTGGAAGCTTAATGTCAGAGCTGATTATCACAATAGGTAAAGATCTATATTTGTACACTGTTGCATTTTCATGAGAGATAAATCACAATTTAACAATGTATTTAACATTGTAGAACTCATCATACCCCAACCCTTACTAAGGCATACATGTACTGTATGTGGAAATGTAAGGATATGAATTGTACAGTATATTAGTTTGATTATGATACATTAGTGAAACTCCTATAATGATAACCACCCTAAAGGCATAGACTCCCTTCCAACCAGCCATGTGAGAGGAAACATCtagtaaatattttttgcttGAATTGTAATACAGTACTTCGATAGCAGAGATACACACATCTTGGTACTCTGACACTTATTATGGAAGTACGCACATACATGTAACATGCTAAAATTAAATTGTAGAATATCTAGCAGATCCTTTACAGAGTACCTAGGCTATTGTCATTAATGCTATGGTCAATTTGCCATTGTTGCATCTTATGTAGATGTACAAGGTCTAACTCTGAAGTTCAAACTTGTCAGAAAGGCACTTAGTAAACTGAGTCATCCTTATTATGTTACAAAGAGGCTACAGAAGGGATTTACTCctctatttcccttttttaattcctttctGTTGTGTCCAACATCTATTTGGTAAATGTTCATGAACATATATCTTTTATTTATCTTCAGATATAGACTTTGGCAAAAGTCTTGGAAAGCATGGAGACAGTACATTATTTATTGCCAAACAAAAGCAGCAAAGGATAGGTTGGCTCATCACAGGGgtgaggaaaatattttgtgtcCAGGTTGAAGTTGGACTTAACTGTAGCACAATGTTGGCATATTTTGTGTTCATCGAGACGCAAATGATAATGGACACTGATTACGGCAAGATATTAATTGTGTTTTGTCTGATTGTCCCAGTGAGAATGGATCTGGTGATGGTTCAAAAACCTGAAGAAAGTCATTCTCAGAATCTTGAGATGACCTCTGCTTAAGTTGGTGAAGCTTAAGAGTCACTGTCACTTGTAACAGCCCTTTGCAAGACTACTTTCATGCAGATGATCAAAAAACACACTTGACTATTACTTCTGGGTTTCAAACCAGTTACAGTGCAgcaatgttattattataaggAAGATAGTGTTTTTTTCctgattatttaaaaaaattaaaatccagaTACAGAAAATTATTTGCATAAAATGTAGAGATGTAATTTTTAGTTTGCAGCTTGTCTGTAATTTCATTATTCATTCAAATTGAAGGAATCTTTGAACTGGTTTTGATTTTAGTGATAGTGTTTTATAGTTTTCATCTGGTGAAGTACAATTATTACAATTGATTTAAAAGTCCTTATTGAAATTCCCTATATCTTGATACTAATGCTTATACTGTGTGAGCGTACACAGTAATTGGgaatttttactattttgttcTGTAATTATATTATGCAGCACATCATTTGttacttgtaaaatgttggtcTGGCTGGAAGGGATACATTAAAATCAGAAGAGGGAAAAGACAACAGAGTAACAGAGCAATGGATCTGGCTGACAAGCACCTTAAAAAGTATTGTATTTAATCCTATGTTTAGTTTGGTTGAAAGAGACAGTTTTATGAGGTGATTTTACCTGCATGAAAATATTATATGTTTGATGAATTTTATCTTATTAGGATATCACTTCACATTTGATTTCATAGGCACGTATGGGAACATTGGCTGTCACAGTTGGCTTTCAGGGAAAAGTTACAGCACATGAACAATGAGGCCCTCCAGTTCTGGGCAGCTTGTCTTATGTCTAAGGTGCACTTTTAGAAACTATCTTTACTCACAAATATATTAAGCAACAATAATCAGGTCATAACAGTAATGTAACTGTATCTCCAGTTAGACTCCTATTTCAAGTGCTGCTTTTTCACAAGCTTCTCTGTTTTCGACATCCATTAGATGAGCTTTCACTGTTATACACTTTTGGTTTCATGAAATCTATGTGTCACTGTTGTGATGTAATGGTACATTTGGTTGACTGTCTTCCCCTTATCCTTTTGTCAAGGGTTTTTTCTCCatgcaatttgtttttttccaactaGACAATGTTCTCTATGTCAACAAAAACCAagtatttttaaagtttatgatATGACTCTCATTGTACTACTACCTACATGTGTCCTATGCCTCACCACAAACCAAAATGATCTTGTTTGTTAAcatgatatttcttttttaatatgaTGATAATAGTTTTTCATTTTGGAACTTAATTGGGAAATAATTGACTTCATTATGAGCTTTGAGTACAAAGTTTCGAGCAACTCAGCAAATTTATTATATCactatttatttatctttttgcTAGGAATTTAAATATCTAGTGATATAGAAGAAAGCTATGAAATCATAGACTAAAGGTGATAGGAAGTCCATGAGCTCTCTCTAATAAATATTACAATCTTGATGATGATGCAGTTGTATCTTAttccctttttgttttacttaggCCTGGAGGATATGGACCACTTTGCATTTTACAAGAATTGAAGAGAGGAACAGGATGAGAATGGCTTCACAATACTCTGACAGAATATTACTACTTAAAGTATGGAGAGGAATGAAAAACTACAGAGCTGTCAGAAAATTGAAACAGTTGCGGAAAGGTAAACACGTGATGAGCATCATGTACCTGAACTATTCCACAAGGCATTAACCTCAAATTCTACATGCTTGTTCTGCCGGAGCAAAATccctattttttgttttgtgtgtcaTATGCCCTTTacatttttaactgaaatcagTATTTTGCAACCAATGTGAAAGCCACATTCTAGAAATCAATACTTTTTGTGGTTTCAGTTGTTTAACAACTGAATTCCATATTGTCATCATGCAGGTTAAGTTTTGGTAAGTTGTTAGCTTGAAATGAGCTACGAAAAGTAGACAATAATTAGTGATTAGTGCCATGCATTTTTATAACACCATTGTAATTTATCTTGACTTATAAAATACAAACATTTATCTTAAAACTTCTTTTTAGAGTTTATGCATTATGTATCACCCCCACTACACAAAAGGTTTGACATTTGATTATCATGGGCTAATACCAAGATATCATTGCTATGTCAGCCATAGTCACAAATGAAGAGTCAGTAATGTGCTACACAATGGTTTTTAAGGGTGTGGGGTTGGTTTTAAAAGTTGCAATTTGTAAGGGTTTAGGAACGTTTTTAGCAATATCTCAAGAACTGTTttaccaaataattttttttttggggggggagggggggagagtgGAGGGGAGTAACTTTTGTGGTTACTTAATGTGGCATAATTGTGGTTGGTTTAGCTGTTACCATGGTGATGGTTGTAAAGGAAACAAAGATTCACTTGGTTTTTGTGAAACATAGATATAGAGTGccatttaaattattatttctcaTTGATTTGTATTAGAAGTGAATGGTCATGATCATTTTGGGTGAATTATTGAGATGTTTTGCTGttagttttcttaatttataCTGAAATGAATAACAGGCAGATGTTTTCAGCTTGAAAAATACAAAGCCCATGTGACAAGTCTGTTTTAAAAAGGCACTAATGAAATACCACCACTTATTATCTGAGTTGAGGTTGGTTGGTAGAGAAGTGAAGTAAGCTTATGAAAACTTCAGTAGATCAAATAACTTGTTGGTACTTATTCTCTTAAGTCCTGTTAATGCAAACATGCTTGTTTGTTATTCACAAGAGCCTTCCCAAACTTTCTTTTGCCACTTTGGCAAAAGGCATTTGTGATGTCAAACCCTGTAAGAGCATGGTATGCTGGTAGATGCTGACAAAGCTCTTGTCTAAGCTTTTCTATGAAACAATGTATTGGAAGATAGCAGAGCATTTCCTTGGCCCAGTGTGGAATGATAACTGGTCACATCTCAA from Pocillopora verrucosa isolate sample1 chromosome 1, ASM3666991v2, whole genome shotgun sequence includes:
- the LOC131788742 gene encoding TBC1 domain family member 12 is translated as MLSSMKNYAVISKHVTEGSNGLEEDQDESGETNCSESLLTNQPSTDDEQSQNARMPKLSPEIEGIIQKDCHETNRDAIIKEESERSKVTKAKESVQSSGDVHEASTNPDICTFPHGEEASQDCSVVNNSSENLLGSNHRREPSVEDSDEVFPLVRQNANSSDDLLDKNFVKWTNAKNSHGSTNLEKGSALSSESPSSDVEFSACSSVTSCTEDSGISSTVRDEELEEIPLNNSQFSPDLYQQISRFAIDETVAAWIPKSSNTYAPSPSSSMKTVPVTDQEKSQKQGKLKGLFSKSTQKEPVPGWKLFGKVPAKDARDNNKDSHIQSSSFDRGDLKCSSFGDKPSSTAPTSKPKFLSIRRKVTTGSSTTALIFENRPSNLPAKSPTEEKKHRKQYEAMVAEAKKKELKDLKLQEKKLKEKCKQEDGIVSAASVWTNEILPNWETMQHAKKTRELWWQGLPPSVRGKVWKLAIGNDLHITQELFDIFQSHAYEKLFTTRLNKQKNVTQTVAELPASDHPVVSKAHTVELIVMDVSRTFPSLCIFQEGGPFHDVLHSILGAYTCYRPDVGYVQGMSFLAAVLLLNMEPSDAFICFANLLNKPCQLAFFRVDHPMMVAYFAAFQIFLEEFLPSVHAHFIEENFTPDMYLIDWTFTLFSKSLPLDIASRVWDVFCRDGEEFLFRAALGILKFYQDELLEMDFIHLGQFLSKLPDDIPAGSLFQAISSINLVEQKFSQTLATQKEVAAQIKSVTSSTK